A DNA window from Microcystis aeruginosa NIES-843 contains the following coding sequences:
- a CDS encoding type II toxin-antitoxin system HicA family toxin, with protein MPSAISRRKLIRKLKALGYTGPFSGSKHQFMKKGQHKIRIPNPHGNQEISTDLVKEILKQAGISDEEWDNS; from the coding sequence ATGCCATCAGCAATTTCTCGCAGAAAATTAATCAGAAAATTGAAAGCTTTAGGTTACACAGGACCTTTTTCTGGTAGTAAACATCAATTTATGAAAAAGGGTCAACATAAAATTCGCATCCCTAACCCTCATGGAAATCAAGAAATCTCTACAGATTTAGTTAAGGAAATTCTCAAACAAGCGGGTATTAGTGATGAAGAATGGGACAACAGTTAA
- a CDS encoding TIGR02450 family Trp-rich protein, whose translation MPKKQKYPHLLGSKWTAKQKTWGWRHFQVVNRQNRGQWVFAELVASCDPTVRFWINAKQLQDANLWQSGWQTLTEINQPDSTDEIIVN comes from the coding sequence ATGCCCAAAAAACAGAAATATCCCCATCTCTTGGGATCAAAATGGACGGCAAAACAAAAAACATGGGGCTGGCGACATTTTCAAGTGGTCAATCGTCAAAATCGCGGTCAATGGGTTTTTGCCGAATTAGTCGCTTCCTGCGATCCGACCGTCCGCTTCTGGATTAATGCTAAACAGTTGCAAGATGCGAATCTCTGGCAATCAGGTTGGCAAACCCTAACGGAAATAAACCAACCCGACAGCACCGACGAGATTATTGTTAATTAA
- a CDS encoding ATP-dependent 6-phosphofructokinase codes for MNENQKKKIGILTSGGDCPGLNAVIRAVVKSSKLKGWDVYGIPYGTDGFMQIAEGKYHPQDLILTQHGYNLPGVLKGLDVLQFLSGSVLGSLSKGHPENPEIATKILQGYEMLGLDALIVVGGDGSIDIIYDLAQKGNWNIIAVPKTIDNDVPYTEWAVGFTTAVDIVTQALYDLTFTAASHERVMIVQVMGRDAGHLALHAGIAGGADAIFIPELTPALTPEIIDGCCRHLAELRAQGRKFALIVISEGVKNEDNQKEKYIADYLEKLIFDKTRSLCVTDPVFCYLNSMDVRAMSLGHLQRSRPPLAMDRLLATAFGIKAVELIEQGKLDRVVIWRGGQVRSLPLKPVIKIIKQCHQEHRCAYPVDPNGFIVKTARSLGIYLGENPTTETAVVPQAVEVLV; via the coding sequence ATGAACGAGAATCAAAAGAAAAAAATCGGCATTCTGACCAGTGGTGGCGATTGCCCGGGGTTAAATGCGGTAATTCGTGCCGTGGTGAAATCATCAAAACTAAAGGGTTGGGATGTGTACGGCATTCCCTACGGGACCGACGGTTTTATGCAGATTGCCGAGGGAAAATATCACCCCCAAGATTTGATCCTGACTCAGCATGGCTATAACCTACCCGGGGTCTTGAAAGGATTAGACGTTTTGCAGTTTCTTAGTGGTAGTGTTTTGGGTTCTTTGAGCAAAGGACATCCCGAAAACCCAGAAATTGCCACGAAAATCCTGCAAGGATACGAAATGCTGGGATTAGATGCCCTGATCGTCGTCGGGGGCGATGGGAGCATTGATATCATCTACGATCTCGCCCAGAAAGGCAACTGGAATATTATCGCGGTTCCCAAAACCATCGATAATGACGTTCCCTATACGGAATGGGCAGTCGGTTTTACCACTGCCGTGGATATCGTCACTCAAGCTTTGTATGATCTCACCTTTACCGCCGCTAGTCACGAAAGGGTGATGATTGTGCAGGTGATGGGTAGAGATGCCGGTCATTTAGCCCTTCATGCTGGGATTGCCGGGGGGGCCGATGCGATTTTTATTCCCGAATTAACCCCTGCTCTCACTCCCGAAATTATCGACGGTTGTTGTCGTCATTTGGCAGAATTACGCGCTCAAGGTCGTAAATTCGCTCTCATTGTGATTTCTGAGGGTGTTAAAAACGAAGATAACCAAAAAGAGAAGTATATTGCCGATTATTTAGAAAAATTAATATTTGACAAAACTCGCTCTTTGTGCGTTACCGATCCCGTCTTCTGTTATCTCAATTCCATGGATGTGCGGGCCATGTCTTTGGGACACCTGCAAAGAAGTCGTCCTCCTTTGGCCATGGATCGACTGTTAGCCACGGCTTTCGGCATTAAGGCCGTAGAATTAATCGAACAGGGTAAACTCGATCGCGTGGTGATTTGGCGCGGGGGACAAGTGCGTAGTTTGCCCCTGAAACCAGTGATCAAAATTATCAAACAATGTCATCAAGAGCATCGCTGTGCCTATCCCGTGGATCCTAATGGTTTTATCGTCAAAACAGCCCGTTCTTTGGGAATTTACCTAGGGGAAAATCCCACAACTGAGACGGCAGTAGTTCCGCAAGCTGTGGAGGTGTTGGTTTAG
- a CDS encoding type II toxin-antitoxin system HicB family antitoxin, giving the protein MILLNYCEKALQKAQYKRLNDGTWFAEIEGFQGVWGNGLTVEECRQDLLEVLEEWIILKLQDGDPLPIIDGLEIKVTTVAEV; this is encoded by the coding sequence ATGATCTTACTCAATTATTGTGAAAAAGCTTTACAAAAAGCACAATACAAAAGGCTAAATGACGGTACTTGGTTTGCTGAAATAGAAGGCTTTCAAGGCGTTTGGGGAAATGGATTGACCGTTGAAGAATGCCGTCAAGACTTACTAGAAGTTCTAGAAGAATGGATCATTTTAAAATTACAAGATGGCGACCCTTTACCTATCATAGATGGATTAGAAATTAAAGTTACAACAGTTGCAGAAGTTTAG
- a CDS encoding dihydroorotate dehydrogenase-like protein, producing MNLHTTYMGLQLRSPLVIGAAAPLSEDIDNIKRMEDFGAAAVVLHSFFEEQIKHERLALHHHFTHGAESFAEALTYFPEPEVFHVGSDEYLNHIRKAKEMVDIPIIASLNGETSGGWLEYAIQIQQAGADALELNVYYVPNDLELTGNHVEQNYIDILKIVKSEVSIPVSMKLSPYFSNTANMAKQLAEAGADGLVLFNRFYQPDIDLETLDVHPNIILSNPQAMRLPLRWIAMLYGRVPTDFAATSGIHNAIDVIKMMMVGAKVTMLVSVLLRHGLEEITKIEQGLLHWLEENEYESIEQLIGSMSQMNCPDPTAFERVQYMKALQSYEPVWKRFQTTSK from the coding sequence ATGAATCTACACACTACCTACATGGGTTTACAATTGCGATCGCCGCTAGTTATCGGTGCGGCCGCACCCTTGAGCGAGGATATCGACAATATCAAGAGAATGGAAGACTTTGGGGCCGCTGCCGTGGTTTTACACTCCTTTTTCGAGGAGCAGATTAAACACGAAAGACTGGCTCTACACCATCATTTTACCCACGGAGCCGAGAGTTTTGCGGAAGCTTTGACTTATTTTCCCGAACCGGAAGTTTTTCACGTTGGTTCCGACGAATATCTCAACCATATTCGCAAAGCCAAAGAAATGGTCGATATTCCGATTATTGCCAGTCTCAACGGTGAGACCTCTGGGGGATGGTTGGAGTATGCCATTCAAATTCAACAAGCGGGCGCTGATGCTTTGGAGTTGAATGTTTATTATGTTCCCAACGACCTGGAATTAACCGGAAATCACGTCGAACAAAACTATATTGATATCCTCAAAATTGTCAAATCGGAGGTATCAATTCCCGTCTCGATGAAGTTAAGTCCCTACTTTAGCAATACGGCCAATATGGCTAAACAATTAGCGGAAGCGGGGGCCGATGGGTTGGTATTATTTAACCGTTTCTATCAGCCGGATATCGACTTAGAAACCTTGGATGTTCACCCCAATATTATCCTCAGTAATCCCCAAGCGATGCGTTTACCCCTGCGCTGGATTGCCATGCTTTACGGTCGTGTACCGACGGATTTTGCCGCTACCAGTGGTATTCATAACGCCATCGACGTGATCAAAATGATGATGGTGGGGGCAAAAGTGACCATGTTAGTTAGTGTTTTATTACGCCACGGTTTGGAGGAAATTACCAAGATCGAACAGGGTTTATTGCATTGGTTGGAAGAAAATGAGTACGAATCGATCGAGCAGTTAATTGGCAGTATGAGTCAAATGAATTGCCCCGATCCGACGGCTTTTGAACGGGTACAGTACATGAAAGCCCTGCAAAGTTACGAACCTGTTTGGAAACGTTTTCAAACCACCAGCAAATAA
- a CDS encoding formylglycine-generating enzyme family protein: MDAVMIEQIVVGISRVALKLMERLLSNDDQASRHGASVVENNSEVKKAELSYYKKKLELDNQSLQLQRKQRQFALELALQQFKCELLQQETDNEIPRERIGLENLSLELKEIKIAIQKEQRNLSYLRQELLREQQEKEIELKLQEIQAEWDKDTWLSQLSRFETEQILKKYQQTLLILACLPSVASDRSLAAMRKLDFKLEMRKVSSFLADYYSVNDQLYPVKFFGDYFKQPIEEIEIERLHGLLSCVPVYIIYTDIRSDAVTFRVASWKMQDKQAMSFSPIEWNWREVERELLKAGKTEDEILLIIRAVIIKIHQILLAFYIDIYYLNLDPYYEVRLPNIDLKKELIQPYSDLLKAKQKKVREAYEQQLARRFEKEKEREENKRGVEEEDCSQEEEKGKEFSFEIITVDPRGNIIKPRLGKGFQKSENLGNNIDLEIVYIPGGTFLMGSPDGEGHNYEKPQHRVTVPSFYMGKYPITQEQWRIIASQAKIDIDLSLDPSYFKGNNRPVECVNWYQAVEFCKRLSKLTQKDYHLPSEAQWEYACRAGTTTPFAFGATLSTEIANYHGNYTYADGKKGTYRQQTTPVGQFPPNAFGLYDMHGQVWEWCADDWHDNYTGAPEDGSAWITENNNRSLLRGGSWYGNPGLCRSAFRSFFARRVSTYHYYGFRVVCGC, from the coding sequence ATGGACGCGGTAATGATCGAGCAAATTGTTGTTGGTATCTCCCGGGTGGCACTGAAGCTGATGGAGCGCCTTCTATCTAATGATGATCAAGCATCTCGTCATGGTGCCTCCGTAGTGGAAAATAATAGCGAAGTCAAAAAAGCCGAGTTATCTTACTACAAAAAAAAGCTGGAACTCGATAATCAATCCCTACAACTGCAAAGAAAACAACGCCAATTCGCACTTGAATTGGCGTTGCAGCAATTCAAGTGCGAATTGCTGCAACAAGAAACAGATAATGAAATCCCTAGGGAAAGAATCGGTTTAGAAAATCTTTCTCTTGAATTGAAAGAAATCAAAATCGCCATCCAAAAAGAACAACGTAACCTGAGTTATCTACGGCAAGAACTACTAAGAGAACAGCAAGAAAAAGAAATTGAGTTAAAGCTGCAAGAAATTCAAGCTGAGTGGGACAAAGATACATGGTTATCGCAGTTGAGTCGCTTTGAAACCGAGCAGATTCTCAAGAAATATCAACAAACTCTCTTGATATTAGCCTGTTTACCCAGTGTAGCGAGCGATCGCTCCCTAGCTGCCATGAGGAAGTTAGATTTCAAGCTAGAGATGCGAAAGGTGAGTTCTTTTCTTGCGGATTACTATTCAGTTAATGATCAACTATATCCCGTTAAATTTTTTGGAGATTATTTCAAGCAACCAATCGAGGAAATCGAAATCGAACGGTTACATGGTTTGTTGTCCTGCGTACCTGTATATATAATCTATACAGACATTCGATCGGATGCCGTGACCTTTCGAGTTGCCTCTTGGAAAATGCAGGATAAGCAAGCGATGTCTTTCTCACCGATCGAATGGAATTGGCGAGAAGTAGAACGGGAATTATTAAAGGCAGGAAAAACCGAAGATGAAATCCTCTTGATTATTAGAGCGGTAATTATCAAAATTCACCAAATTCTCTTGGCTTTTTATATCGATATTTATTATCTAAATCTCGATCCCTACTACGAAGTCCGCTTACCGAATATCGATCTCAAAAAAGAGTTAATTCAACCCTATAGCGATCTTCTTAAAGCCAAGCAAAAGAAAGTTCGAGAAGCCTACGAACAGCAATTAGCAAGACGATTTGAGAAAGAAAAAGAGCGAGAGGAAAATAAGCGGGGAGTAGAAGAGGAAGATTGTAGTCAGGAGGAGGAAAAAGGGAAAGAATTCTCCTTCGAGATCATCACCGTTGATCCCAGAGGGAATATAATCAAACCTCGCCTGGGAAAAGGTTTTCAAAAGAGCGAAAACCTCGGCAATAATATCGACCTAGAAATAGTCTATATCCCTGGCGGTACTTTCCTCATGGGATCGCCCGATGGTGAGGGGCATAACTACGAAAAACCGCAGCATCGAGTCACCGTTCCCTCTTTCTACATGGGCAAATATCCCATTACCCAAGAGCAATGGCGAATCATCGCATCTCAGGCGAAAATCGACATCGACCTATCCCTCGACCCCTCGTACTTCAAGGGAAATAATCGACCGGTAGAGTGTGTGAACTGGTATCAAGCCGTAGAATTCTGTAAACGGCTATCCAAGCTTACTCAGAAAGATTATCATCTCCCCAGCGAGGCACAGTGGGAATACGCTTGTCGCGCAGGAACGACCACTCCTTTTGCTTTCGGGGCTACCCTCTCCACCGAAATAGCGAACTATCACGGAAACTATACCTACGCCGACGGTAAAAAGGGTACTTATCGACAACAAACCACTCCCGTCGGGCAGTTTCCCCCCAACGCTTTCGGACTTTACGATATGCACGGGCAAGTCTGGGAATGGTGCGCGGACGATTGGCACGATAACTATACCGGAGCGCCAGAGGACGGGTCGGCGTGGATTACTGAGAATAATAATCGTTCTCTATTACGGGGCGGTTCTTGGTACGGCAATCCAGGTCTCTGTCGTTCCGCTTTCCGCAGCTTCTTCGCTAGGCGCGTCAGCACCTACCACTACTACGGTTTTCGTGTGGTGTGCGGGTGCTAG
- the nifJ gene encoding pyruvate:ferredoxin (flavodoxin) oxidoreductase has product MTTKTYATIDGNEAVARVAYRLSEVIAIYPITPSSPMGEWSDSWAAERRANLWGTIPSVIEMQSEGGAAGTLHGALQTGSLTTTFTSSQGLLLMLPNFYKIAGELTSSVVHVAARALAAQGLSIFGDHSDVMSARSTGWAMLAANSVQEAQDLAAIATATTLETRIPFLHFFDGFRTSHEVQKVELISDETLKELIDEDLIIAHRQRALTPDRPVLRGTAQNPDVYFQARESVNPFYYACPDITQKIMDRFAQLTGRQYHLYEYHGAPDAERVIMLMGSGGETVHETVDYLNQNGAKVGVLKVRLYRPFAAEKLLAALPTTVKKIAVLDRCKEPGAGGDPLYLDVVNAFMENYEGKLPKIVGGRYGLSSKEFTPAMIAGIFDNLSLDKPKNHFTIGIVDDLTFSSLEYDRSFSTEPDEVVRAVFYGLGSDGTVGANKNSIKIIGEDTDNYAQGYFVYDSKKSGSVTVSHLRFGPEPIRSTYLITDANFIACHQWEFIEQFDLLETAKPNSIFLLNSPYPQEEVFSHLPRHLQQTIIDKNLQVYTINATQVAKEAGMGSRINTVMQVCFFALAGVLSREEAIAQIKKAIRKTYGKKGEEIVQMNIKAVDSALEHLYQVPIPATVTPEAFELRPPIPDTAPAFVREVLGKIIARHGDELPVSSLPNDGTYPTATSQWEKRNIAQEIPVWDADVCVQCGKCVLVCPHAVIRSKVYDEAELATAPETFKVANAKDHDWKGLKFTIQVAAEDCTGCGLCVDVCPAKNKSQPRLRAINMAPQLPLREQERVNWDFFLNLPNPDRLSLNLNKINHQQMQEPLFEFSGACAGCGETPYVKLVSQLFGDRMIVANATGCSSIYGGNLPTTPWAVNAEGRGPAWSNSLFEDNAEFGLGFRVSIDKQAEFAAELLGTLASEIGESLAADILNCHQVDEAEIYEQRHRVEALKSRLGELTPTTQVKMLLSVADYLVKKSVWIVGGDGWAYDIGYGGLDHVLASGRNVNILVMDTEVYSNTGGQASKATPRAAVAKFASGGKPGPKKDLGLMAMTYGNVYVASVAMGARNEQTIKAFLEAEAYNGPSLIIAYSHCIAHGINMTTAMNHQKEVVESGRWLMYRYHPDLAKEGKNPLQLDSRAPKLTVAQTLYSENRFKMLATSKPEEAKRLLKEAQADVDTRWQMYQYLAAKGTGSNE; this is encoded by the coding sequence ATGACCACAAAAACCTATGCAACCATAGATGGTAACGAAGCTGTTGCACGCGTTGCCTATCGTCTCAGTGAAGTGATCGCTATTTATCCTATCACTCCCTCCTCGCCTATGGGTGAATGGTCCGATAGTTGGGCGGCCGAACGCAGAGCTAATCTCTGGGGAACCATCCCTTCCGTAATCGAAATGCAGAGCGAAGGTGGGGCAGCGGGAACCCTGCACGGAGCGCTACAAACAGGCTCTTTAACTACCACTTTCACTTCCTCGCAGGGATTATTATTAATGCTCCCCAACTTCTACAAAATTGCGGGGGAATTAACCTCTTCAGTGGTTCATGTGGCGGCCCGTGCTTTAGCAGCCCAAGGATTGTCAATTTTTGGGGATCATAGTGATGTCATGTCTGCCAGAAGTACGGGTTGGGCTATGTTAGCGGCTAATTCCGTTCAAGAAGCTCAAGATCTGGCGGCTATTGCCACAGCTACCACCCTAGAAACCAGGATTCCTTTTCTGCACTTTTTTGATGGTTTTCGTACCAGTCATGAGGTGCAAAAAGTCGAATTAATTAGCGATGAAACTCTCAAAGAACTGATCGATGAAGACCTAATTATTGCCCATCGTCAAAGGGCTTTAACTCCCGATCGACCGGTTTTGCGAGGCACGGCACAAAATCCCGATGTTTATTTCCAGGCAAGGGAAAGCGTCAATCCTTTCTATTATGCTTGTCCCGATATCACTCAAAAAATTATGGATCGTTTTGCCCAATTAACAGGACGGCAATACCATCTCTATGAATACCACGGTGCGCCCGATGCCGAAAGAGTGATTATGTTAATGGGATCGGGAGGGGAAACCGTCCATGAAACCGTTGATTATCTCAATCAAAATGGGGCTAAAGTTGGGGTTTTAAAAGTTCGTCTCTATCGTCCCTTTGCCGCCGAAAAATTACTAGCAGCTCTGCCCACCACGGTGAAAAAAATAGCCGTTTTAGATCGCTGTAAAGAACCCGGTGCCGGGGGCGATCCGCTATATTTAGACGTGGTAAATGCCTTTATGGAAAACTACGAAGGCAAGCTGCCGAAAATTGTGGGAGGACGCTACGGTTTATCTTCCAAAGAATTTACTCCAGCCATGATTGCTGGCATATTTGATAACTTAAGTCTCGACAAACCGAAAAATCACTTCACTATTGGTATCGTTGACGATCTTACCTTTTCCAGTCTGGAATATGACCGCAGTTTTTCCACTGAACCAGACGAAGTAGTGCGGGCGGTTTTCTACGGTTTAGGTTCCGATGGTACGGTGGGAGCTAACAAAAATTCAATTAAAATTATTGGTGAAGATACCGATAATTATGCCCAGGGTTATTTCGTCTATGATTCCAAAAAATCTGGGTCTGTCACCGTTTCTCACCTACGCTTTGGTCCGGAGCCGATTCGCTCTACCTATTTAATCACCGATGCTAACTTTATCGCCTGTCATCAGTGGGAATTTATCGAACAATTTGATCTGCTAGAAACCGCTAAACCGAACTCTATTTTTCTCCTGAATAGTCCCTATCCACAGGAGGAGGTGTTTAGTCACTTACCCCGCCATCTCCAGCAAACTATCATCGATAAAAATCTGCAAGTTTATACGATTAATGCGACTCAAGTAGCCAAAGAAGCGGGGATGGGCAGTCGGATTAATACCGTTATGCAGGTGTGTTTCTTTGCCCTAGCGGGAGTTTTGTCGCGGGAAGAGGCGATCGCACAAATCAAAAAAGCCATCCGCAAGACCTACGGCAAGAAAGGCGAAGAAATCGTGCAGATGAACATCAAAGCTGTGGATTCTGCCCTAGAACACCTCTATCAAGTCCCAATTCCCGCTACCGTTACCCCTGAAGCTTTTGAATTAAGACCACCAATTCCCGACACTGCACCCGCTTTCGTCCGAGAAGTCCTCGGCAAAATTATCGCCCGTCACGGGGATGAATTGCCCGTTAGCTCCCTTCCCAACGATGGTACTTACCCCACCGCCACTAGCCAATGGGAAAAACGCAATATTGCCCAAGAAATCCCCGTTTGGGATGCGGATGTCTGTGTTCAGTGCGGTAAATGCGTTCTCGTTTGTCCCCACGCCGTTATTCGCTCGAAAGTTTATGATGAGGCCGAATTAGCCACGGCCCCGGAAACCTTTAAAGTCGCAAATGCCAAGGATCACGACTGGAAAGGGCTAAAATTCACCATCCAAGTGGCCGCCGAAGATTGTACCGGTTGCGGTCTCTGTGTTGATGTTTGCCCCGCTAAAAACAAATCGCAACCGCGTCTAAGAGCGATTAATATGGCTCCCCAATTGCCCCTGCGGGAACAGGAACGAGTTAACTGGGATTTCTTCCTTAATTTGCCTAATCCAGACCGATTAAGCCTAAATCTCAATAAAATTAACCATCAGCAAATGCAGGAACCTCTCTTTGAGTTTTCCGGCGCTTGTGCCGGTTGTGGTGAGACTCCCTACGTTAAATTAGTCAGTCAGCTATTTGGCGATCGCATGATAGTGGCTAATGCCACCGGTTGTTCATCTATCTACGGAGGTAATTTACCGACAACACCCTGGGCAGTTAACGCCGAAGGTCGCGGGCCGGCCTGGTCGAATTCCCTCTTTGAAGATAATGCCGAATTTGGCTTAGGATTCCGAGTTTCCATCGATAAACAGGCAGAATTTGCCGCAGAACTCTTAGGAACCCTCGCTAGTGAAATCGGAGAAAGTCTAGCGGCAGATATTCTCAATTGTCACCAAGTCGATGAAGCGGAAATTTACGAACAACGGCATCGGGTAGAGGCCTTAAAATCCCGTTTAGGGGAATTAACCCCGACCACGCAGGTGAAAATGTTGTTATCCGTGGCCGATTATCTGGTCAAGAAAAGCGTCTGGATTGTCGGGGGTGACGGTTGGGCCTACGACATCGGTTATGGTGGCTTAGATCACGTTTTAGCTAGTGGTCGCAATGTGAATATTTTGGTCATGGATACGGAAGTTTACTCGAATACGGGCGGCCAGGCCTCGAAAGCTACTCCTCGCGCCGCCGTAGCTAAATTTGCTTCTGGTGGCAAACCAGGACCGAAAAAAGACCTCGGTTTAATGGCCATGACCTACGGTAACGTCTATGTGGCCAGCGTGGCTATGGGGGCAAGAAACGAGCAAACTATCAAAGCTTTCCTAGAAGCGGAAGCTTACAACGGGCCATCGTTAATTATCGCCTATTCTCACTGTATTGCTCACGGGATCAACATGACCACCGCCATGAACCATCAAAAAGAAGTGGTGGAAAGCGGTCGCTGGTTAATGTACCGTTATCATCCCGATTTAGCTAAAGAAGGCAAAAATCCCCTACAATTGGACAGCCGTGCGCCTAAGCTTACCGTAGCGCAAACTCTCTACTCGGAGAATCGCTTTAAGATGTTGGCCACCAGTAAGCCGGAGGAAGCTAAACGTCTGCTCAAAGAAGCACAAGCAGATGTGGATACGCGCTGGCAAATGTATCAGTATTTAGCAGCAAAAGGTACAGGGAGCAACGAATAG
- the lexA gene encoding transcriptional repressor LexA — translation MTNLESLTQAQQELYDWLIEYISTTQHAPSIRQMMRAMNLRSPAPIQSRLERLRAKGYIDWTEGKARTLRILKQPVQGLPVLGAIAAGGLVEPFTDVEEKLDLSNLLQRSQDCYALRVSGDSMIEDHIADGDLVIMRSLTGNEAVSNGEIVAARVEGHGTTLKRFYQEGEIITLQPSNQKYQPITANTEQVQVQGVLVGVWRGY, via the coding sequence ATGACTAACCTCGAATCCCTTACTCAAGCGCAACAGGAGTTGTACGACTGGCTAATTGAGTACATTAGCACTACTCAGCACGCCCCTTCCATCCGGCAAATGATGCGAGCGATGAATTTACGCTCTCCCGCACCGATTCAAAGCCGTTTAGAACGTTTACGCGCCAAAGGCTATATTGATTGGACAGAAGGAAAAGCACGCACCCTGCGGATTCTCAAACAACCAGTGCAAGGTTTACCGGTTCTGGGTGCGATCGCTGCTGGTGGTTTAGTGGAACCCTTCACCGATGTGGAAGAAAAACTCGATCTTTCTAACCTGTTGCAACGCAGTCAAGACTGTTATGCTCTGCGGGTTTCCGGAGACAGTATGATCGAGGATCATATTGCCGATGGGGATCTGGTGATTATGCGTTCTCTCACGGGTAATGAAGCGGTCTCCAATGGGGAAATCGTCGCCGCTAGAGTCGAAGGCCACGGCACTACTTTAAAACGTTTCTACCAAGAAGGCGAAATCATCACTCTCCAACCCTCCAATCAAAAATACCAACCAATTACAGCCAATACCGAACAAGTACAAGTGCAAGGGGTTTTGGTTGGTGTTTGGCGCGGTTATTAG
- a CDS encoding NifB/NifX family molybdenum-iron cluster-binding protein, with protein MYGGSPDKNGYRLSLIKDCQAIFVVSIGGPAAAKMIQGGVYPVKKDAGGQAREILADLQRVIQTSPPPWMAKALGVADRQRVKNYKGS; from the coding sequence CTGTATGGGGGAAGTCCAGATAAAAATGGTTATCGGCTTAGTCTGATCAAAGATTGTCAGGCAATCTTCGTGGTGTCTATCGGCGGACCGGCCGCCGCTAAGATGATTCAAGGTGGTGTTTATCCGGTGAAAAAAGATGCAGGTGGTCAAGCGCGGGAAATTTTGGCGGATTTACAGCGAGTGATTCAAACTTCGCCGCCACCCTGGATGGCCAAAGCTCTCGGCGTGGCTGATCGGCAAAGAGTGAAAAATTACAAGGGTTCTTAA